The Actinocatenispora sera genome has a window encoding:
- a CDS encoding sodium:solute symporter family protein, whose protein sequence is MTVALAIALFIVAATTGGTTYLARRRRRVTMSEWAVGGRSFGSILLWFLSAGEIYTTFAFLGAAGWAYAYGAPGFYILANAPLGYVLGYWLLPKVWRAGRDHNVMSQADYIRARFGRRWLAGLIALIGVLALIPYVQVQLTGLATILTVMFHGSIGKPLAVLVGVLLLLTFTFTAGLRSSAFASMVKDVFVVAVVVAVFVTIGTLTGLGGIGGIFRHMAEQHPHYANLPGMQSGTHYSPWWFCSSILMTNIGYWMWPHSFQANLSAKSDRAIRRNAVLQPIYTLSYFFIFVIGFAALLTLPHLTDSNTALVSVIYRYFPQWFIGIAAGTGILVALVPSTVMLLTLGTTVARNIYRPTADLSDRHRLLVGRLATVLGVAVAAYLTLGSSSTIVSLLLVAYSGIAQIGPAIILSLLWRRVTAYGAAAGSIVGIALVGIPQVSTWWSGVSSIALGLFAVAVNTLVLVVVSLCTRAPEQANIAVGIPDTQVPRTAPAPA, encoded by the coding sequence ATGACCGTCGCCCTGGCAATCGCGCTGTTCATCGTCGCCGCCACCACCGGCGGCACCACCTACCTGGCCCGCCGGCGCCGCCGGGTCACCATGAGCGAGTGGGCCGTCGGCGGCCGCAGCTTCGGCAGCATCCTGCTGTGGTTCCTGTCCGCCGGCGAGATCTACACGACGTTCGCGTTCCTCGGCGCCGCCGGCTGGGCCTACGCGTACGGTGCGCCCGGGTTCTACATCCTCGCCAACGCACCGCTCGGCTACGTGCTCGGGTACTGGCTGCTGCCGAAGGTCTGGCGGGCCGGTCGCGACCACAACGTGATGTCGCAGGCGGACTACATCCGCGCCCGGTTCGGCCGCCGGTGGCTCGCCGGGCTCATCGCGCTGATCGGCGTCCTCGCGCTCATCCCGTACGTGCAGGTGCAGCTGACCGGGCTGGCGACGATCCTCACCGTCATGTTCCACGGGTCGATCGGCAAGCCGCTCGCGGTACTGGTCGGCGTGCTGTTGCTGCTGACCTTCACGTTCACCGCCGGGCTGCGCTCGTCGGCGTTCGCCTCGATGGTCAAGGACGTGTTCGTGGTCGCCGTCGTGGTGGCCGTGTTCGTCACCATCGGCACCCTCACCGGGCTCGGCGGCATCGGCGGCATCTTCCGGCACATGGCCGAGCAGCATCCCCACTACGCCAACCTGCCCGGGATGCAGTCCGGCACGCACTACAGTCCCTGGTGGTTCTGCTCGTCGATCCTGATGACCAACATCGGCTACTGGATGTGGCCGCATTCCTTCCAGGCCAACCTGTCGGCGAAGAGCGACCGCGCGATCCGGCGCAACGCCGTGCTGCAACCGATCTACACGCTGTCGTACTTCTTCATCTTCGTGATCGGGTTCGCCGCCCTGCTGACCCTGCCGCACCTGACCGACTCCAACACCGCGCTGGTCTCGGTGATCTACCGGTACTTCCCGCAGTGGTTCATCGGGATCGCCGCCGGTACCGGCATCCTCGTCGCGCTGGTGCCGTCCACGGTGATGCTGCTGACCCTGGGTACCACGGTGGCCCGCAACATCTACCGGCCGACCGCGGACCTGTCCGACCGGCACCGGCTGCTCGTCGGCCGGCTCGCCACGGTGCTGGGCGTCGCGGTCGCGGCGTACCTCACCCTCGGCTCCAGCTCGACGATCGTCAGCCTGCTGCTCGTCGCGTACAGCGGGATCGCGCAGATCGGGCCGGCCATCATCCTGTCGCTGCTCTGGCGTCGCGTCACCGCGTACGGCGCGGCGGCCGGCTCGATCGTCGGCATCGCGTTGGTCGGCATCCCGCAGGTGTCGACCTGGTGGTCGGGCGTCTCGTCGATCGCGCTCGGCCTGTTCGCCGTCGCCGTCAACACGCTGGTACTGGTCGTCGTCAGTCTCTGCACTCGCGCGCCGGAGCAGGCGAACATCGCGGTCGGGATCCCGGACACGCAGGTGCCGCGTACCGCACCGGCGCCGGCCTGA
- a CDS encoding DUF3311 domain-containing protein, producing MSAPTRRRHRLVLVIPYLWTVAAVPAVNLVHASPLDVPLLLWWALLGVLVTAGSIFVVWRLDNALDAATADDPTAVQR from the coding sequence ATGTCCGCACCGACCAGACGACGCCATCGACTGGTACTCGTGATCCCCTACCTGTGGACGGTGGCGGCGGTACCGGCCGTCAACCTGGTCCACGCGAGCCCACTCGACGTGCCGCTGCTGCTGTGGTGGGCGCTGCTCGGCGTGCTCGTGACGGCCGGCAGCATCTTCGTGGTGTGGCGGCTCGACAACGCCCTCGACGCCGCGACGGCCGACGACCCGACGGCGGTGCAACGATGA
- a CDS encoding amidohydrolase: protein MTDPVPTEPADVVALRRDLHRHPEVGFTEFRTASRAAGRLADLGWQVAAGAEVLDADARLGVPDGAELAAAYQRAADSGADPRYLPALRGGLTGVVARLRGARPGPVIAFRADMDALPLHESDADDHAPSRLGFRSGWTGRMHACGHDGHVAVALALAERLTDRDFPGEVRLILQPAEEGGRGGAAMVSAGVVDDVDVFVAPHLGMGLPTGTICTDVAGLLANSKLRAVFRGAAAHASMAPEHGRHALLGAASATLAVHTMPSFSGHQTRVNVGALHGGTVSNIVPDRAELRLETRADDGDVNAELERRVRRMLAGAADTYGLDVDVELIGAVTTAGNDPAVTAALGAAADRIGVTVGAPGAGIGSDDATAFMRRVQDRGGVAGYFGIGASSPAPHHSGTFDLDEAALPLAVDLLDSLVRNQTVAM, encoded by the coding sequence ATGACCGATCCGGTACCGACCGAGCCCGCCGACGTGGTCGCGCTGCGCCGGGACCTGCACCGGCATCCGGAGGTCGGCTTCACCGAGTTCCGCACCGCGAGCCGCGCCGCCGGCCGGTTGGCCGACCTCGGCTGGCAGGTCGCGGCCGGCGCGGAAGTGTTGGACGCCGACGCCCGGCTCGGCGTGCCCGACGGCGCCGAGCTTGCCGCGGCGTACCAGCGGGCCGCGGACAGCGGCGCCGACCCCCGGTACCTGCCGGCGCTGCGCGGCGGGCTCACCGGCGTGGTGGCCCGGCTGCGCGGCGCCCGCCCGGGGCCGGTGATCGCGTTCCGGGCGGACATGGATGCGTTGCCGCTGCACGAATCCGACGCCGACGACCACGCACCGAGCCGGCTCGGGTTCCGGTCCGGGTGGACCGGGCGGATGCACGCCTGCGGGCACGACGGGCACGTGGCCGTCGCGCTGGCGCTCGCCGAGCGGCTCACCGACCGCGACTTCCCCGGTGAGGTCCGGCTGATCCTGCAGCCGGCCGAGGAGGGCGGGCGCGGCGGCGCGGCCATGGTGTCGGCCGGCGTCGTCGACGACGTGGACGTGTTCGTGGCGCCGCACCTGGGCATGGGCCTGCCGACCGGCACCATCTGTACCGACGTGGCCGGGTTGCTGGCCAACTCCAAGCTGCGGGCGGTGTTCCGCGGCGCCGCGGCGCACGCCTCGATGGCACCCGAGCACGGCCGGCACGCGCTGCTCGGTGCCGCGTCGGCAACCCTTGCGGTACACACGATGCCGTCGTTCTCCGGCCACCAGACGCGGGTCAACGTCGGGGCCCTGCACGGCGGTACGGTCAGCAACATCGTGCCGGACCGGGCGGAGCTGCGGCTCGAGACCCGGGCCGACGACGGCGACGTCAACGCCGAGCTGGAACGCCGGGTCCGGCGGATGCTCGCCGGCGCGGCCGACACGTACGGGCTCGACGTGGACGTGGAGCTCATCGGCGCGGTGACGACCGCCGGCAACGATCCCGCGGTCACCGCCGCCCTCGGCGCGGCGGCGGACCGGATCGGCGTCACCGTCGGCGCACCCGGCGCCGGGATCGGCAGCGACGACGCCACCGCGTTCATGCGCCGGGTCCAGGATCGTGGCGGCGTCGCCGGCTACTTCGGCATCGGCGCGAGCAGCCCGGCACCGCACCACTCCGGCACCTTCGACCTCGACGAGGCAGCGCTGCCGCTCGCCGTCGACCTGCTGGATTCCTTGGTACGTAACCAGACCGTGGCCATGTGA
- a CDS encoding D-cysteine desulfhydrase, whose product MQLARFPRYRLGHLPTPLEPMPRLTEVLRAKGSTVPHLWIKRDDCTGLATGGNKTRKLEYLLADALAQGADTLITQGATQSNHARQTAAAAARAGLGCELLLERRQVRDDDYEASGNVLLDTILGARIADRLPAGTDMAAAMESLADELRAKGKRPYVIPGGGSNPVGALGYVGCAQELATADVPIDWVVHATGSAGTQAGLLAGLLAMRSGIQVLGVSVRQPAAVQRPLVHDLAVRTAELIGAPGAVGLDDVQVDDGWTGPGYGVPTDEMVAALRLVAETEGILLDPVYSGKGFAGLLGAIEAGRFGADEHVVFVHTGGSAGLFGYRSTFAPR is encoded by the coding sequence ATGCAGCTCGCTCGATTCCCCCGGTACCGGCTGGGGCACCTGCCCACGCCGCTGGAGCCGATGCCACGGCTGACGGAGGTGTTGCGCGCCAAGGGTTCGACGGTGCCGCACCTGTGGATCAAGCGGGACGACTGCACCGGCCTCGCCACCGGCGGCAACAAGACCCGCAAGCTGGAGTACCTGCTCGCGGACGCGCTGGCGCAGGGCGCCGACACGCTGATCACGCAGGGCGCCACGCAGTCCAACCACGCCCGGCAGACCGCGGCCGCCGCGGCCCGCGCCGGTCTCGGCTGCGAGCTGCTGCTGGAGCGCCGGCAGGTACGCGACGACGACTACGAGGCGTCCGGCAACGTGCTGCTGGACACGATCCTCGGCGCCCGGATCGCCGACCGGCTGCCGGCCGGTACCGACATGGCCGCGGCGATGGAGTCGCTCGCCGACGAGCTGCGCGCGAAGGGCAAGCGGCCGTACGTGATCCCCGGCGGCGGGTCGAACCCGGTCGGCGCGCTCGGCTACGTGGGCTGCGCGCAGGAGCTGGCGACCGCCGACGTACCGATCGACTGGGTGGTGCACGCGACCGGCAGCGCCGGCACCCAGGCCGGCCTGCTCGCCGGGCTGCTCGCGATGCGCAGCGGCATCCAGGTGCTCGGCGTGAGCGTCCGGCAGCCGGCGGCGGTGCAGCGTCCGCTGGTGCACGATCTCGCCGTGCGCACCGCCGAGCTGATCGGCGCGCCCGGCGCGGTGGGCCTGGACGACGTGCAGGTCGACGACGGCTGGACCGGGCCCGGCTACGGGGTACCGACCGACGAGATGGTCGCGGCGCTGCGGCTGGTCGCCGAGACGGAGGGCATCCTGCTCGACCCGGTGTACTCGGGCAAGGGGTTCGCCGGGCTGCTCGGTGCGATCGAGGCCGGCCGGTTCGGCGCCGACGAGCACGTCGTGTTCGTGCACACCGGCGGTAGCGCCGGCCTGTTCGGCTACCGCAGCACGTTCGCCCCCCGGTAG
- a CDS encoding LysR family transcriptional regulator — MDVVWLESLVALGEHGSFTRAAESLHISQPAFSRRIRALEQWAGTDLVDRSSLPITLTPSGRVLRARAADVVAGLSALHDEMRGRQTMPAHPVRLAVSHSLATHYFAGWWRAITADAPQLTCLLLAANTLEAYDTLVHGGCDLLLAYVDPLHPLELGDSDVESVLVARDRLAPYARPGTYRLPDPQRRSDGGGPEVPYVSHGAGSFLGRVTDRILAGRRPRLRPVAQSDLTSVLAALVAAGLGVGWLPGLLTTEQVAAGRMTPVGDGQWTAGLEIRLSRNRRQRASSHAVEVWERAAANQDRTG, encoded by the coding sequence ATGGACGTGGTCTGGCTGGAGAGCCTGGTGGCGCTGGGTGAGCACGGCAGCTTCACCCGGGCGGCCGAGTCGCTGCACATCAGCCAGCCGGCGTTCAGCCGGCGGATCCGGGCACTGGAGCAGTGGGCCGGCACCGACCTGGTCGACCGGAGCAGCCTGCCGATCACGCTGACCCCGAGCGGCCGGGTGCTGCGGGCCCGTGCCGCCGACGTGGTGGCCGGGCTGTCCGCGCTGCACGACGAGATGCGCGGCCGGCAGACGATGCCGGCGCACCCGGTCCGGCTGGCGGTCAGCCACAGCCTCGCCACCCACTACTTCGCCGGCTGGTGGCGGGCGATCACCGCGGACGCGCCGCAGCTGACCTGCCTGCTGCTCGCGGCGAACACGCTCGAGGCGTACGACACGCTCGTGCACGGCGGGTGCGACCTGCTGCTCGCCTACGTCGACCCGCTGCACCCGTTGGAGCTGGGCGACAGCGACGTCGAATCGGTACTGGTCGCGCGGGACCGGCTCGCGCCGTACGCCCGGCCCGGCACGTACCGGCTGCCGGACCCGCAGCGGCGCTCGGACGGCGGTGGCCCGGAGGTGCCGTACGTCAGCCACGGCGCCGGCTCGTTCCTCGGCCGGGTCACCGACCGGATCCTGGCCGGCCGGCGGCCCCGGCTGCGCCCGGTCGCGCAGAGCGATCTCACCTCGGTACTCGCGGCGCTGGTGGCCGCCGGTCTCGGGGTCGGCTGGCTGCCCGGCCTGCTCACCACCGAGCAGGTGGCCGCCGGGCGGATGACTCCGGTCGGCGACGGGCAGTGGACCGCCGGGCTGGAGATCCGGCTCAGCCGCAACCGGCGGCAGCGGGCCAGCAGCCACGCCGTCGAGGTCTGGGAGCGTGCCGCCGCGAACCAGGACCGGACCGGCTGA
- a CDS encoding glycerophosphodiester phosphodiesterase family protein — translation MSGKPEWPRVGTCVAHRGACGTAPENTIVACRTAIEQGARTIEVDVQRCGDGELVVMHDSKLRRTTDIAQVLPDRADATINELTVAELRKLDAGAWFDERYRGEPVPTLAELLAAIDGRSTLFIELKVPERSPGIEEQLAEELRRCLGDRLDDIHHPPVAIQVVDADRLWQLHELLPTVPMCLMSGLTYMLELDRFADLGDWVSAYTPLGRLLTAEHVTAAHEHGIRVLPWTIDAPEAVAAMRDLDVDAVITNNVPFVQPILSGQPSRLSRTPVRIESASAADERTVLRAESPVDLTGWSLRNHLMRRQPLPARRLAAGDTLEVASASKKFLDNYGDTVGLYDADDIVVDLHLYRELAAPAMV, via the coding sequence ATGAGCGGAAAACCCGAATGGCCCCGGGTCGGTACCTGCGTCGCACACCGTGGTGCCTGCGGCACCGCGCCGGAGAACACCATAGTCGCGTGCCGTACGGCCATCGAGCAGGGCGCCCGGACGATCGAGGTGGACGTGCAGCGCTGCGGCGACGGTGAGCTGGTCGTGATGCACGACAGCAAGCTGCGCCGCACCACCGACATCGCGCAGGTACTGCCGGACCGGGCGGACGCGACGATCAACGAGCTGACCGTGGCGGAGCTGCGCAAGCTCGACGCCGGCGCCTGGTTCGACGAGCGGTACCGCGGGGAGCCGGTACCGACGCTGGCCGAGCTGCTGGCCGCGATCGACGGGCGCAGCACGCTGTTCATCGAGCTGAAGGTGCCGGAGCGCAGCCCGGGTATCGAGGAGCAGCTGGCCGAGGAGCTGCGCCGCTGCCTCGGCGACCGGCTCGACGACATCCACCATCCACCGGTGGCGATCCAGGTGGTCGACGCGGACCGCCTGTGGCAGCTGCACGAACTGCTGCCGACCGTACCGATGTGCCTGATGAGCGGGCTGACCTACATGCTGGAGCTGGACCGGTTCGCCGACCTGGGTGACTGGGTCTCGGCGTACACGCCGCTGGGCCGGCTGCTGACCGCCGAGCATGTCACCGCCGCGCACGAGCACGGGATCCGGGTCCTGCCGTGGACGATCGACGCGCCCGAGGCGGTCGCCGCGATGCGCGATCTCGACGTCGACGCGGTGATCACCAACAACGTGCCGTTCGTGCAGCCGATCCTGTCCGGGCAGCCGAGCCGCCTGTCGCGCACACCGGTACGGATCGAGTCGGCCTCGGCCGCCGACGAGCGCACGGTGCTGCGGGCGGAGTCCCCGGTGGACCTGACCGGCTGGTCGCTGCGCAACCACCTGATGCGCCGGCAGCCGTTGCCGGCCCGCCGGCTCGCCGCCGGCGACACGCTGGAGGTCGCCTCGGCGAGCAAGAAGTTCCTGGACAACTACGGGGACACGGTCGGCCTGTACGACGCCGACGACATCGTCGTCGACCTGCACCTGTACCGCGAGCTGGCCGCGCCGGCGATGGTGTGA